Sequence from the Bremerella volcania genome:
GAAGACGACGTCAAACGCCAGGAAGTCGCTCAAGAGTTCGCTACGCTTTCGACCGACTTTGGTACTTCGCGTCCTGCCTTGTGGGCCGAGTACTTCTATGGTCAACAGAACCTGACACAAGCCAGCGACCTGGCGTTCAGTGATCCTCAATCAGCCACTGCCGATATCGAGCGAGCGCTCAAGTCATTCCAGAAGGTCTACGACTCGGCCGACCTCCCAGTCCTTAAGGTGAAAGCCCTGTGGGGCATGGCCGAAGCTTACGAACTTCAGGCCACCAAAGAGTCGCTCGCCAAAGCGAAGTCCAACTACGAAGAAGTTATGGTCATCTGGCCTGATACCAACACTTCGCTGCTTGCCGAAGAACGTATCAAGCGTCTCGACAACCAAGGGGTCGATGGCTTCTATGCCTGGTACCGCGATCAAGACTTCGTCGCTCGTGCCGCCGAAGTCGAACGAGAAAACCGGGCTCCGCTGGAAGGTGGACTGCCAGGCATGGACATGAACCTGGAGAACCCGGGTGGTGGCCTGTTCGATACGCCAGGAACAAACAAGCCAGGTGCCGGTAGCGATCCGTTGTTCACGCCGAGCATGGACCTCAAGGGTGCTGGCGGCGAAGGTACCGCTCCAAAGCCATCCTCGTTCACCGAGAAGGAAAAAGAAGCCGCCGACAAGGCAGCCGAGCCAATGGGCGAAGAGAAGGAAGCGGCTACCGAAGAAAAGAGCGAAGAGGCTGCCAAGCCTGCTGCGGAATCGACCGAAGAAGCACCAGCGGAAGAAAAGCCCGCTGCTGAACAACCGGCGCAGGAAGAGGCCGCGGAAGAGAAAGCGGAATAAGCAAACCTCCCCTTCGGCGACTCACGCGATAAAATATCGGCATGGCCACTTACCGGTGGCCATGTTTTCTTTCTTGGGTCTCATTTCATGCGTTATACGGTCGACAAAACAGATGCCGGTCAGCGGCTCGATCAATTCGTTACCCGCCGCATCAAGACGGCGAGCCGCGCCCAGGTACGTTCGGCGATCGACGAGGGCCAGGTCACCATCAACGATGAGGCCACGAAGCCGTCGTACAAGCTTCGCGTCGGGGACGTCGTCGAGTACCCCGAGATCGATGCCCGGCAGGAAGAACAGAAGCCAGAACACGTCGACCTCGACATCATCTATCAGGACGAACACCTGGCAGCGATCAACAAGCCCCCGGGCATGGTCACCCACCCGGCGAAAGGCCACTGGGACGGTACGCTGACCGCCGCGCTTCTTGCGAAGTTCAGTCAACTGAGCGACATCGGCGGGGCCTCTCGACCAGGCATTGTGCATCGCTTAGACCGTGATACGAGCGGCGTGCTGGTGATCGCGAAGAACAACGAAGCCCACCAGGCCCTCACGCAGCAGTTCGCCGACCGGATCACCGAGAAAGAATACCTGGCGATCGTCGCCAACTGCCCGGACCGCGACCGGGACGTGATCAACGAACCGATCGGCCCTCACCCGCGTTATCGCGAGCGGATGTCGATCGTGCGGGACGATCCCGAGGCGAAAGAAGCCCAGACGTTTTACGAAGTTGCCGAGCGTTTTGACGGGTTCGCGGCGTTCAAAGTCTTTCCCAAGACCGGCCGCACGCATCAAATCCGCGTGCACCTGGCCCACATCAAGCATCCGGTGCTGTGCGATCGCGCCTACGGCAATCGGGCGCGAATCACGGTCGGGGAAATCGCACGAACCGACGACGAGCAAATCGTTCTTTCTCGAACCGCGCTGCATGCCCGGCGACTCAAGATCAACCATCCGGTCACCGGCGAGCCGCTCGAATTCGAGGCGCCGATCCCGGAAGACCTTCACTCGACGCTGGTTGTCTTGCGCAAGTACCGCTCGGTGTAAACGCGATCACCCGGATACAGTAGCTGCATCATGTCCGGCGTGCCGATGGCCCGCGTGGTGTAGAACAACTCGCCGGCTCCGTACCCGGCCGTGGCTCCCAGGTAGATCGCGGCTCCCTTCACGCGTTCAAAGACATATGCTTTCTCTTCGGGGAATTGCGTCTGGTAACAGCGGATGCTTTCCAGCTTCCGCTCCAGGCAATCGGTAATGTCGTGCACGAAGCTGCCAGGAGCATCCAGCTTGTTGATCGGTTCGAAGGCGAGCTTGAAGTACAACTGCCGGCCGATGGTATGCACCGGCAGGTGATCGAACTTATCGTCCCACTTCGTCAGCCGCGAATAGAAAACCGCCGCGTCGGTGATCTGCATCGCCTGCCAATGATCAGGCGAAGCCATCGGCGTGCGATCCCCAAACCCAATCACCACCTTGGGACGATACTTGCGGAACTCTTTGGCCAGGGCCACGCGTGCTTCGAAGCTGTCGAACAGCTTGCGGTTGGGCAGGTCGAGCGTGATTCGCTTCTGTACGCCCAAAACCTTGGCGGCCTCGGCGGCTTCCGCGAGCCGCGTTTCCGGGTCAGGCGAACGAGGCGTCGGTTCGCCATCGGTCAGATCGATGATGCCTACCGAATGCCCCAGGTCCGCCAGCTTGGCCAGCGTTCCGCCACAGGCAATCTCGACATCATCGGGATGGGCACCGACCGCCAGAATTTCGATCTGAGGGTATTCTTTTTCGACGTCAACAGTCAACGAACTCTCTCTCCTCTTCGTCCCCTCTCCCCCAAGGGGCGAGGGGACAGGAAAATGTCAGCTCTTCTTCAGCGGCTTCTTAGCGCTTACCAGGAACGTTGGGTTTGAAGCTTCGAAGCGGTGGCGTTCCAACTGGTAGGTCGCGTGCGAGATGTTTACCATCGTGACCTTGGCCGCTTCCATCTCGCTGTCGAATAGCTGATGCACTTCGGCCAGGTTTTCGATGCTGCTCAAGTTGCACACGATGCGGCCACCGGGCTTGATGCGAGTCATCGCTTGTTCGCAGATGCCGCGCACCTGGCGACCGGTCCCGCCGATGAACACGCAATCGGGGTCGGGCAGATCGGCCCAGGCATCGGGTGCTTTGCCGAGCACGGCCTGAACGTTCTTCACACCGAAGGCCTCGATATTCGCGCGAATCAGGCCGTGGTCTTCGGCGTCCATCTCGATCGCGTAGATCGAACCCTTTTCAGCGATCATGCCTGCTTCGATCGAGACGCTGCCGCTTCCGGCACCAACATCCCAGACGACGCTGGAGTCTCCCAGGTCCATCAGCGAAAGCGCGATGCAGCGGACTTCCATTGGCGTCAGCAGACCGCGTTTTGGTTTAGCCTGGCGGAAGACGTCGTCCGGGTTGCCGAACTTACGCTTGCCTACCAGCGACATCGGCCGGTCCGGCACGTCTGGCTTGCGAACCAGGATCATCACATTGAGCGGGCCAAACGTTTGCTCGCTGATTTCTTTCAGATCCCCCTGCGTGACGCATTCGTTCGGCGAACCGAGATTCTCGCAGACGTAGGCATGGAAGTAGTCGAGATCGTGCCCCAAAAGCGTCTTGGCAACTTCCCGCGGCGGGATCTCTTCGGTGGTGAACAGACCGATCGCTTCCGAGATCCGTGCGGCAGCGACCACCGATTCCAGCGGCTGGTTGGCCAGATTCGCCAGGTGGGCGTCGTCCCAGCTTTCTTTGATTCGCGCAAACGCCAACTGCATACTGCTGACGTGCGGAATGACGTGGAAGCGATCTTTGCCGAGCTTGTCGCACAGGTACCGCGAAACACCGTAAAACAGCGGATCGCCACTGGTCAGCATGACGACGTCTTTGTCGCTGTGCTTTTCCAAGGCTTCGACGATCTCGTTCAAGTCACCGCTGACCGGCACCTTCTCGGCGGTGATCTTCTCGACGTGGACCAGGACTTGAGGGTTTCCGATAATGACCTGGGCATCGCCCAAGATTCGCATCGATTGGCTCGTCAGCCCGTCGAGACCATCGTCGCCAATACCTACGATAAATGTTCTGGGAGTGGTACTCACCGATTATTCCAATTCCAAGCATCTGAAGTAGAAAAGACTTGCGTCGATTTTACGAGATGCGACGATCTCTGGAAAGTTCACCCACTCCCTCGCCCCGACGTCCCGTTCTTTTCCAGAAGGCCCCAATCATGCCTACCATCGCGGTCACCGGCGATCACTTCCACTTTCCCCACCAGCAGTACTACGGCATCTTAACCAAGGCCGGGTACGAAGTCCGCTTCATCGATCCTGTGAAAAATAACCTCAACCAGCCGGACACGTTGCTTCAGCAGCTTGCTGGCTGCGATGCGGTCATGTGCAGCACCGAGCCCTACCCGGCCGATCTCCTGGATAAGTGCCAGATTCGCGTCCTTTCTAGGCTGGGAGTGGGCTTCGATTCGATCGACCTGGAAGCGGCCACCGCGAACAACATCGTCGTCTGCCGCACGCCGGGAATTCTGCACGAGTCGGCGGCGGAACAGACACTGGCCTTTCTCTTCGCCATCTCTCGCAACGTCATCGAGCGTGATCGTCAGGTCCGCCAGGGGCATTGGAAACGGACGTGCTGGCCGCGTCTGGCGGGCCAAACACTAGGACTCTTGGGCCTGGGTCTGATTGGTCGCTGCGTCGCGGAGAAAGCTCTGGCCCTGGGCATGAAGGTCATCGCCTACGACCCGGTCGCCGCGCCACACGATGAGATCGAATTGGTGACGCTCGATCGGCTTTGGAGCGACTCCGACATCGTCAGCCTGCACGCACCGTGTACGCCAGAAACGGCGAACATCATCAATCACGTAACGCTCGAGCGAATGAAACGGGGCGTCGTTATCGTCAATACATCCCGCGGAGGGCTGGTCAACGAGAACGCCCTGGCCGAGGCCCTTCAGTCTGGCCAGGTCTTGGCGGCAGGGCTCGACGTCTTCCACGAGGAACCACCGAAGCCGGACGATCCGCTGTTGAAGCTCGAGAACGTCATCCTCGCCCCGCACATGGCCGGGATGGATTTGGAGTCGGAACGGGCGATGGCCACAATGGCCGCGGAGAATATCATCGCCCTGCATCGCGGCCAGTGGCCGGCGGCGAATATCGTGAACCCCGAAGTCAAGCCGACCTGGAAGTGGTGATCTCGGTCCCTCGCAGTCAAGAAACGAAAAACGCCCCAGCATTTGCCAGGGGCATATTTCGTGTGTTCGCTATGCGGAACTTACCACTTAGGCCTGGAACGACGAACCGCAACCGCAGCTGCGGGTAGCGTTCGGGTTGTTGAAGGCGAAACCGCGGCGATCGATCCCGTCGTAGAAATCGACCGTCGTACCGTCGAGGTACAACGCGTGCTTCTTATCGACAACCACTTCGACGCCGTGATAGTCGTACTTGGAATCCTTTTCTTCGTCGTATTCCTTTTCCAGCGTCAGGCTGTACGAGAAACCGCTGCAACCGCCGGCAGTGATACCGATACGCAGCTTGGTGCCTTCTTCGTACTTCTGATCTTCCAGGATTCGCTTGACTTCGCCGGCCGCTTTTTCGGTGATGACGACTGCCATGTTTTGTTCACTCCAGACGTTAAATTAACGCAAACTTGTATGTGTTTATTATTATCGATGCCCCGAAGCGGGGAAAGGGTGCAAATTTTATTGGGGAATTTCCAACGCCCCCATTGTTACCGATTCTACCTCAAAAATCGAGGGTGCGGTCAGCCGAAGCCCTGTTAGGCAATCAGCTTACGTAGTTTATCCACCGCACGTGACACAACGTCAACGGCAATATCGACTTCCTCAGCTGTATTGAACCGGCCGATCCCAAACCGCAGGCTGCTTCGCGTGAGGTCTTCGGATAGCCCAATGGCCCTAAGTACATGGCTGGGTTGGGGATTGGCCGAAGTGCAGGCCGAGCCGCTGGAAACGGCGATTTCACGAACGTTCATCATCAACGCCTCGCCATCGACTTTCTCGACTGCGAAGTTTAAATTACCGGCCAGACGGGCACCTGCGACCGCGAGTTCCGGGCCGTTGAGTTGTAGGCCGGTGATCCGCTCGTTCAGTCCTGACCACAGCCGCTGCCTCAATTCGGCTAACCGCTGTGACTCGCGATCCATTTCGGCCAGGCTCAGACGGACTGCCTCTGCCAGGCCGACGATGCCTGGGACATTGAGCGTTCCGCTGCGTATGCCCCGCTGTTGGCCTCCGCCGAAGATCGCCGGTTGAAGCCGAACCCGCGGATGGCGCTTCCGCACATACAGTCCCCCTATCCCCTTGGGACCGTACATCTTATGCGCGGAAAAGCTCATCAGATCGACGCCTAGCCGCTCGACGTCGACCGGCAGATTGCCCACGGCCTGGGTCGCATCGCAGTGCAACAGCACGCCCTGCTCTTTGCAGATCTTTCCGATCTCGGCGACCGGATGAATCACGCCGATCTCGTTATTGGCAAGCATCACGGAAACGAGCGCCGTATCTGGTCGTATCGCTTCGCGAACTTGCTCGGCATCGAGCATGCCGGCCAGCGGCTGGCCAGCCTGGCGGGGCGAAAGCCGGGTTATCTCAAAGCCTTGGTGCTCCCACTGCTCTAGTGGATCGAGCACCGCTTTGTGCTCGGTCGTGACGGTCACTACATGGTTGCCGCGACGACGACGCTGCGAGAGGATGCCGCCGATCGCCAGGTTATTGCTTTCGGTCGCACCACTGGTGAAGACGATCTCGCTGGCCTCGGCCCCAATCACCGCGGCAATCGACTGCTGCGACGATTCGACGAGTTGATTGGCTTCTTCCCCAAACAGATGCCCGACACTCGACGGGTTGCCGTAGGTCTGGGTAAACGTCGGCAGCATCGCCTCGACGACGCGAGGATCGACTTGAGTAGTAGCGTGATTGTCGAAGTAAATGGGCACTGCGAGAGCCAAAATGGTGAACCGGATCATTAACGGTCACCATTGTACTCGATAGGCGTGCCTGCCAATTAGCCGTAGATCGTTTTCAGACAGATGCTCGACCAAGTCTCGAATTCTTCGAGCTTGGCTAGAAGGTCACCAACCGGGCGGAAACCGGCGTCGAGGATGTCTTCTTCGTTGGGCATCACCTCGGGGCGTTCGATCTTGCAGAGATAAACGACGCCCAGGTGCACGCGACCGACTTCCGATTCGTCGTCGTTGATCAGGCCGGCACAAACCATTTCGTGCGGAGCATGGAAGCTGACTTCTTCCTCCAACTCGCGTCGCATTCCCTGCTGGAAAGGATCTTGGTCACTGTCCGGGGCATCTTCCGACGAGACGTGACCGCCGATACCGACGCTTCGCTTGCTGTGCAGACGCGATTCGCCTTGTCCCTTGCCGCGAACGTACTGAAAGACGTGCTGGGTCCCTTGATCGTCTTTGTATTCGAAGATGACGTAAGGAATGAGCTGCTTGAATTCAGGCGACTTTTCCATGACGTCGCGCGGGCGGAAGCTCATCTGTTCTGGAGTCAGCAGTTGATTCAGGTAAGTTTCGACGTCGTCGTGAAACCCCTGAAACTGCCCGATCTCGTGGAACTTCTCGGTTGGTACCACTAAGACCTGTTCGACTTCCGCTATGCTCATTTCGTATT
This genomic interval carries:
- a CDS encoding phosphoglycerate dehydrogenase, translating into MPTIAVTGDHFHFPHQQYYGILTKAGYEVRFIDPVKNNLNQPDTLLQQLAGCDAVMCSTEPYPADLLDKCQIRVLSRLGVGFDSIDLEAATANNIVVCRTPGILHESAAEQTLAFLFAISRNVIERDRQVRQGHWKRTCWPRLAGQTLGLLGLGLIGRCVAEKALALGMKVIAYDPVAAPHDEIELVTLDRLWSDSDIVSLHAPCTPETANIINHVTLERMKRGVVIVNTSRGGLVNENALAEALQSGQVLAAGLDVFHEEPPKPDDPLLKLENVILAPHMAGMDLESERAMATMAAENIIALHRGQWPAANIVNPEVKPTWKW
- a CDS encoding phosphoesterase; protein product: MSIAEVEQVLVVPTEKFHEIGQFQGFHDDVETYLNQLLTPEQMSFRPRDVMEKSPEFKQLIPYVIFEYKDDQGTQHVFQYVRGKGQGESRLHSKRSVGIGGHVSSEDAPDSDQDPFQQGMRRELEEEVSFHAPHEMVCAGLINDDESEVGRVHLGVVYLCKIERPEVMPNEEDILDAGFRPVGDLLAKLEEFETWSSICLKTIYG
- a CDS encoding tetratricopeptide repeat protein, translating into MKSERRHEIQENSLAHFLEGIVEQAKPHATMIGGVALALLLGFVGYVILNTDSGVVKNEEWSAVYSTLDQSFRVGEDDVKRQEVAQEFATLSTDFGTSRPALWAEYFYGQQNLTQASDLAFSDPQSATADIERALKSFQKVYDSADLPVLKVKALWGMAEAYELQATKESLAKAKSNYEEVMVIWPDTNTSLLAEERIKRLDNQGVDGFYAWYRDQDFVARAAEVERENRAPLEGGLPGMDMNLENPGGGLFDTPGTNKPGAGSDPLFTPSMDLKGAGGEGTAPKPSSFTEKEKEAADKAAEPMGEEKEAATEEKSEEAAKPAAESTEEAPAEEKPAAEQPAQEEAAEEKAE
- a CDS encoding HesB/IscA family protein, translating into MAVVITEKAAGEVKRILEDQKYEEGTKLRIGITAGGCSGFSYSLTLEKEYDEEKDSKYDYHGVEVVVDKKHALYLDGTTVDFYDGIDRRGFAFNNPNATRSCGCGSSFQA
- a CDS encoding RluA family pseudouridine synthase; its protein translation is MRYTVDKTDAGQRLDQFVTRRIKTASRAQVRSAIDEGQVTINDEATKPSYKLRVGDVVEYPEIDARQEEQKPEHVDLDIIYQDEHLAAINKPPGMVTHPAKGHWDGTLTAALLAKFSQLSDIGGASRPGIVHRLDRDTSGVLVIAKNNEAHQALTQQFADRITEKEYLAIVANCPDRDRDVINEPIGPHPRYRERMSIVRDDPEAKEAQTFYEVAERFDGFAAFKVFPKTGRTHQIRVHLAHIKHPVLCDRAYGNRARITVGEIARTDDEQIVLSRTALHARRLKINHPVTGEPLEFEAPIPEDLHSTLVVLRKYRSV
- a CDS encoding PIG-L family deacetylase, whose translation is MTVDVEKEYPQIEILAVGAHPDDVEIACGGTLAKLADLGHSVGIIDLTDGEPTPRSPDPETRLAEAAEAAKVLGVQKRITLDLPNRKLFDSFEARVALAKEFRKYRPKVVIGFGDRTPMASPDHWQAMQITDAAVFYSRLTKWDDKFDHLPVHTIGRQLYFKLAFEPINKLDAPGSFVHDITDCLERKLESIRCYQTQFPEEKAYVFERVKGAAIYLGATAGYGAGELFYTTRAIGTPDMMQLLYPGDRVYTERYLRKTTSVE
- the cbiE gene encoding precorrin-6y C5,15-methyltransferase (decarboxylating) subunit CbiE: MSTTPRTFIVGIGDDGLDGLTSQSMRILGDAQVIIGNPQVLVHVEKITAEKVPVSGDLNEIVEALEKHSDKDVVMLTSGDPLFYGVSRYLCDKLGKDRFHVIPHVSSMQLAFARIKESWDDAHLANLANQPLESVVAAARISEAIGLFTTEEIPPREVAKTLLGHDLDYFHAYVCENLGSPNECVTQGDLKEISEQTFGPLNVMILVRKPDVPDRPMSLVGKRKFGNPDDVFRQAKPKRGLLTPMEVRCIALSLMDLGDSSVVWDVGAGSGSVSIEAGMIAEKGSIYAIEMDAEDHGLIRANIEAFGVKNVQAVLGKAPDAWADLPDPDCVFIGGTGRQVRGICEQAMTRIKPGGRIVCNLSSIENLAEVHQLFDSEMEAAKVTMVNISHATYQLERHRFEASNPTFLVSAKKPLKKS
- a CDS encoding cysteine desulfurase family protein, encoding MIRFTILALAVPIYFDNHATTQVDPRVVEAMLPTFTQTYGNPSSVGHLFGEEANQLVESSQQSIAAVIGAEASEIVFTSGATESNNLAIGGILSQRRRRGNHVVTVTTEHKAVLDPLEQWEHQGFEITRLSPRQAGQPLAGMLDAEQVREAIRPDTALVSVMLANNEIGVIHPVAEIGKICKEQGVLLHCDATQAVGNLPVDVERLGVDLMSFSAHKMYGPKGIGGLYVRKRHPRVRLQPAIFGGGQQRGIRSGTLNVPGIVGLAEAVRLSLAEMDRESQRLAELRQRLWSGLNERITGLQLNGPELAVAGARLAGNLNFAVEKVDGEALMMNVREIAVSSGSACTSANPQPSHVLRAIGLSEDLTRSSLRFGIGRFNTAEEVDIAVDVVSRAVDKLRKLIA